One region of Polynucleobacter sp. MWH-Aus1W21 genomic DNA includes:
- the rpmI gene encoding 50S ribosomal protein L35, translated as MPKMKSKSSAKKRFTVRAGGTIKRGQAFKRHILTKKTTKNKRHLRGSTEVAKADVKSIRSMLPYA; from the coding sequence ATGCCCAAGATGAAGAGCAAGAGTAGCGCTAAAAAGCGCTTCACGGTTCGCGCAGGCGGAACGATTAAACGAGGTCAGGCTTTCAAACGTCACATCCTCACCAAGAAGACCACAAAGAATAAGCGTCACCTCCGTGGTTCCACAGAAGTTGCGAAAGCTGACGTTAAGTCAATTCGCTCTATGCTTCCATACGCTTAA
- the pheS gene encoding phenylalanine--tRNA ligase subunit alpha, producing the protein MVSLDHIVEDAKRDFLGAADAAALEDAKAKYLGKSGVLTERLKALGGMSPEERKSAGAQINQIKTQVETALQERRQALADAVLMQRLAAESIDVSLPGRGQAVGSLHPVMRTWERVEEIFRSIGFDVADGPEIETDWFNFTALNSPENHPARSMQDTFYIDGKDSNEKPLLLRTHTSPIQVRYASEHVKKYANADVMPPIKVIAPGRTYRVDSDATHSPMFHQVEGLWIAESVSFADLKGVYTDFLRTFFETNELQVRFRPSYFPFTEPSAEIDMAFGSGKLAGRWLEISGAGQVHPNVLRNMGIDPERYTGFAFGSGLERLTMLRYGVDDLRLFFENDLRFLAQFPA; encoded by the coding sequence ATGGTTTCTCTCGACCACATTGTCGAGGATGCTAAACGTGATTTCCTCGGAGCTGCCGATGCGGCAGCTCTAGAGGACGCGAAAGCCAAGTATCTCGGTAAGTCAGGTGTTCTCACTGAGCGTTTAAAAGCGCTTGGTGGAATGTCGCCTGAGGAGCGCAAGAGTGCTGGCGCCCAAATTAATCAAATCAAAACCCAAGTAGAAACTGCATTACAAGAGCGTCGCCAAGCTTTGGCTGATGCTGTGTTGATGCAACGTCTCGCTGCGGAGTCTATTGACGTTTCCTTGCCTGGTCGTGGCCAAGCAGTAGGTAGCTTGCATCCTGTGATGCGCACCTGGGAGCGTGTTGAAGAGATCTTCCGTTCGATTGGTTTTGATGTAGCAGATGGCCCCGAGATTGAAACCGATTGGTTTAATTTCACTGCCTTAAATAGTCCCGAGAATCATCCTGCGCGCTCAATGCAGGATACGTTTTATATCGATGGCAAAGATTCTAATGAGAAACCTTTGTTATTGCGCACGCATACCAGCCCAATTCAGGTTCGCTATGCGAGCGAGCACGTTAAGAAATACGCTAATGCAGATGTGATGCCGCCAATCAAAGTGATTGCACCAGGCAGAACTTATCGCGTTGATAGCGATGCAACGCATTCGCCGATGTTCCATCAGGTCGAAGGCTTATGGATTGCCGAAAGCGTCTCCTTTGCAGATCTCAAAGGCGTCTATACAGACTTCTTGAGAACCTTCTTTGAAACAAATGAGCTGCAAGTGCGTTTCCGCCCATCTTATTTCCCATTCACTGAGCCATCGGCTGAGATTGATATGGCTTTTGGAAGCGGCAAGCTTGCTGGCCGTTGGTTGGAAATCTCTGGAGCGGGACAGGTTCATCCAAATGTATTACGCAATATGGGGATCGACCCAGAGCGCTATACCGGCTTTGCTTTTGGATCTGGCTTAGAACGCTTGACGATGTTACGTTATGGCGTTGACGATTTACGTCTCTTCTTCGAAAACGATCTGCGTTTCTTAGCGCAGTTCCCCGCATAA
- the rplT gene encoding 50S ribosomal protein L20, whose product MPRVKRGVTARARHKKITDAATGYRGRRKNVFRIAKQAVMRAGQYAYRDRRNKKRVFRALWIARINAAVRQHDMTYSVFMNGMKKAAIELDRKVLSDMAIADKAAFAALVTRIKSVVNAAA is encoded by the coding sequence ATGCCAAGAGTCAAACGTGGGGTTACAGCAAGAGCCCGTCATAAAAAAATCACCGATGCTGCTACAGGTTACCGTGGCCGTCGTAAGAACGTATTCCGTATTGCTAAGCAAGCGGTTATGCGTGCTGGTCAATATGCATATCGTGACCGTCGCAATAAGAAACGTGTATTCCGCGCTTTGTGGATTGCTCGTATCAACGCGGCAGTTCGCCAGCATGACATGACGTATAGCGTATTCATGAATGGTATGAAGAAAGCTGCGATCGAACTTGACCGCAAAGTACTTTCTGATATGGCCATTGCTGACAAAGCGGCTTTCGCTGCTTTGGTTACTCGGATTAAATCCGTAGTAAACGCTGCAGCTTAA